A stretch of Chiloscyllium plagiosum isolate BGI_BamShark_2017 chromosome 6, ASM401019v2, whole genome shotgun sequence DNA encodes these proteins:
- the txndc9 gene encoding thioredoxin domain-containing protein 9, with protein sequence MATNPSVAMLSKVLEQQMLQTTEIVEQHLDTEIEKFEKMDADELEKLREKRLESMKKAQHQKQEWLSKGHGEYKEIPSEKDFFQEVKESKNVVCHFYRDTTFRCKIVDKHLAILAKKHVETKFIKLNAEKAPFLSERLRIKVIPTMVLVKDGKAKDHIVGFDDLGCTDNFTTEALEWRLGCAAIINYSGNLMEPPFQLQRRSGCITKMEKRAIRGKSNDSDSDDD encoded by the exons ATGGCAACTAACCCCTCAGTGGCTATGCTCAGTAAAGTCCTTGAGCAGCAAATGCTCCAAACAACTGAGATAGTGGAACAGCATCTAGATACAGAGattgaaaagtttgaaaagaTGGATGCAGATGAACTAGAAAAACTCAGAGAAAAGAGGCTTGAATCAATGAAGAAAGCACAGCATCAGAAACAG GAATGGCTTTCTAAGGGCCATGGTGAATATAAGGAGATTCccagtgaaaaagatttttttcaagAGGTTAAAGAGAGTAAAAATGTGGTTTGCCACTTTTACAGAGATACCACATTTAG ATGCAAGATAGTAGACAAGCACTTAGCAATTCTGGCTAAAAAGCACGTTGAAACCAAGTTCATCAAATTAAATGCCGAAAAGGCtcctttcctttctgaaagatTACGAATCAAAGTAATCCCAACCATGGTTTTGGTGAAAGATGGAAAAGCTAAAGACCACATAGTTGGGTTTGATGACCTTGGTTGCACAGACAACTTTACAACTGAAGCTTTGGAATGGCGACTGGGTTGTGCTGCAATCATTAATTACAG TGGAAATTTGATGGAACCACCTTTCCAGCTGCAAAGAAGAAGTGGATGCATCACAAAGATGGAGAAACGAGCAATTAGAGGAAAAAGCAATGATTCAGATTCAGATGATGATTAA